In Pan paniscus chromosome 1, NHGRI_mPanPan1-v2.0_pri, whole genome shotgun sequence, the DNA window atgttctcactcataggtaggaactgaacaatgagaacacttggacacaggaaggggaacatcacacaccagggcctgttgtggggtggggggaggggggagggatagcattaggagatatacctaatgtaaatgacgagttaatgggtgcagcacaccaacatggcacatgtatacatatgcaacaaacgtgcacgttgtgcacatgtaccctaaaacttaaagtatcataaaaatttatatataaataaataaataaacatttctatgcTGAGGAGAAAGAGCCATCAGAAAGAAAGACATTACAAAcataggaaagagagaaagagagagagaaagagactctgaaagagagaaagcaagaatcCCTTAGGCCAAAGGGATGGGACCCAGAACACAGCCAGAAGGAGGGACACTCTGGacattaagtgagataatgtacACGCAGCtggcaataatttttaaaatgtagcattCATTACATATTTGTTTGCCTGCCTTATTCCTCAAGTGTTCCTACACTAGTGAAGGATTATGATATCATCCCTGCCTCAACCTGACAACCCAGCCATATACTATTATGTAAGCTCCCCAAAATTTCACCTCTGATTTATCATTGCTTCTTCCAGAGCTCCCGGCTCTTTCTCCtcggcaacaacaacaacaacaaaaattaattaattaattatttttaaaaagcaagctcAATACATGTTTTgggataaataaattaatgaattaatgaaagaacaaatgaacAGCCTTGTGGACTGGGAGAACATTGATTTAGGGTGATCAGAAAGTAGCAGCTTCTCAGTCTTCATTGACTTCTTCATTGCTCCCACCTGGGACACCTCCCTTCCTGTTCTTTAAGTTTTGTCTTTAAGAACAGGAAGGGAAGGTGTCCCAGGTGGGAGGAATTCTTCTGagatagaaaaaggaaagagggcAGGGCAAAGAGGTATGTGGGAGTCAAGTGAAAACACTGGCtgtggcccagtgcagtggctcatgcctgtaatcccagcactttgggaggctgaggtgggtggatcacttgaggtcaggagttcaaggccagcctggccaacatggtgaaaccccatctctgctaaaaatacaaaaattagccaggcgtggtggtgcgcgcctgttgtcccagatacccagaaggctaaggcaggagaatagctttaatccgggaggtgggggttgcagtgagccgagatcacgccactgcacttcagcctaggcgacagagcgagactctgtctcaaaaaacaagcaaacaaaaacaaccaaaaaaacacaaaccacTGGCTGAAGTAATTGAACGGGTAATTAGTAGAAGGCACTACAAGCCCCTAAGAATGAGTTTGCAATGGCACAAGATATACATTGGTGATAATAATACTGTACTATAAACTGggaaattgctaagagagtagatttcatGGGCTCttaccacttaaaaaaaaaaggaaagataagtaTGTGAGGAAGTGGACATGTTAATTTGTTTGACGGTGGTActcatttcactatgtatataaAAAAACTATGTTgtatatcttaaaaatatattatttttactttaaaaattttttaaataaaaattagaaaaaagctaaTGACTCTAGATTTCTCAGAGATACATGAACAGCACTACAACAGAAGAAGCATGAGAATAAAAAAAAGCACTCTGctggaaaaattttttttaatcataaattaaATTCTTGATTCTAGCACTAATTTCTGCATGAACTTGagcaaattactcagtctcattGAGCCTCAATTAGCCGAAAGGACAAAGCGAGCTGATGCAGGTATAACAGCCCAGTAGCTAgcgtaagaaaagaaagaatgccagtggctcacgcctgtaatcctaacactttgggaggccaaggcaggtggatcgcctacggtcaggagttcgagaacagcctgaccaacatgatgaaaccccttctctactaaaaatacaaaaactggtcgggaggcctggtgcggtggctcacgcctgtaatcccagcactttgggaggccgagatgggcggatcacgagatcaggagatggagaccatcctggctgacgcggcgaaaccccatctctactaaaaatacaaaaaaattagccgggcatggtggcggtctcctgtagtcccagctactgggaaggctgaggcaggagaatggcgtgaactcgggaggcggagcttgcagtgagccacgattgtgccactgaactccagcctgggtgacagagcgagactccgtctcaaaaaataataataataataaataaatacaatttttttaaaaaactggtcgggagtggtggcaggcacctgtaatcccagctactcaggaggctgaggcacttgaACCAGAgcagcagagcttgcagtgagctgagatcgtgtcattgcactccagcctgggcaacaagagtgaaactccatctcaaaaaaaaaaaaaaaagagaaaagaaagaaagaatgcagTAAATTATTGCTGTTACTATCTCTCAGAGTTGTTGTTATAAATAAAACACCATGTCAAAGCACCTAGGAAATCATCTTAGTGGAGGTTCGGCAAACTTTAATCTCTTCTCTTCCACATTAGAAATGTAAACTAAATGCTCTCAAGGGATGAGAGACACTGGAAGCTGGGAGGCTCTTGGAACTCTGTTGCCATCATCAAGGTGAGAAAACTCAGGGACTGGTTCAGAGTCCATGGAGGACTCAGGTATTTGAGGTTTAAGTGGTTGGTACgtaatgtctccattttccaCCTTAATATAAAACGTGTCTCTTTTTCTCATCCAAGTTTTGGACCAGCGGAGACAAAGAAATGAGGCAGATAGCAAAACTCACCTTtataactgattttaaaaaaacatggtgGACTGACTCACCACCCAACATAATTATCGATGGAAAACACAGGTCTCTCACTCCTGGGGACATAGCCCTGGGAAATGTACAGAAAGCAGCAGGTGCATGGGGTGCTTTCTGCATCCTGGGGCCAAGAGTGACAGCCAGAGCCTAGAGAGGCCAGGAGTGTTTGTTTAATAGGGTTTCTGCCCCAAGAAAGAAAACACCAGCAATGGAGAGAAAGTGTTCCCCCAATGGcatgttctatttctttttttctacttaggCTTCCAGATACAGCCCTCTAGGTCATCCAGAGGTGCCAGCCAGCCCTCACCAGTGGTCAGCTTTTCCTCAGTGGAGTGGTGGGTGAGCCAGTGGAGCTTGCTCTGAAGATACTAGAGGGAGCCAAAGCTGTCTGGCCCTTCAGTGTGACTTAGTTTCCAGACTCTTTCTCTTTAGACATAAATGAAGAACAAGTCAACCTTGATACCTTTGAGGGTTGGTTCAGGGGATGATGTGTTGTGGGGTTTTCCCACAGGTCAGCAGTCCAACTACCAGGGCCAGAGCCCCATCAAAGAATCTTCAGTGCCAGCCGGAAAGAATGATGAACTCCTTGTGTAAAGGGAGTTTGGGGCAACCAGTCAAACCATGGCCTCATGAGAAGCAGCTGACTAGGGAATGAGAGAGGAATACAAAAGACAAGGCACTGCGAAGCCAAGTCTGGTTGGGGAGAAGAAACCAATATGCCTGAAACAGGGAACCAGAAAGGACTCAGACAAAACTGCTGACAAGTATGGGGTTTCTTGGGGTAGGTggtgaaaatattccaaaataagaTTATAGCGATGTTTTAATAATCCCCTGGATACAATAAGAAAACATCGAATTGTACGCTTCaaatgggtgaattgtgtggtatgtgaattatatatctcaataaagatgttttaaaaagaagacacggctgggcacagtggctcacgcctgtaataccaacactttgggaggctgaagtgggcagatagcttgagcccaggagtttgagaacagcctgagaaacatggtgaaactctgtctctgcaaaaaatacaaaacaaaacaaaacaaaaatagctgggtgtggtggtgctagctgtaggtatggtggcatgcacctgtagtcccacctacaagggaagctgaggtgggaggatcacctgaacctagaAGGTTGaggccatgccactgcactccagcctgggcaacagagcaagaccctgttagTGTGCCAAAAATTGTGTGACTTTAGTCACTTCCCttctttatgcctcagtttcctcatctattaggTGAAAGAGTGGGAATAGATGACCTCTCTAAGGTTCCCGTATTAActtcctggggctgccataatagattaccacaaatttggtggTTCAAGgcaacagaaattcattctctcacagctctgaaggctaaaagtctgaaatcaagatatAAATACCAGGCTCCCTCCAGAGGCTATAGGGGAGAATCCACTCCTTGCCCCTCCCAGTTTTTGGTGACTGTtgtcattccttggcttgtggccatgtctctctctctgctctgtctCCTTCTCCTTTGTGTTCTGTCTCTCTCAaaactcctttctcctttctcttagaAGGATATATGTGATTATATTTAGGCCCCACTTGGATCATCCAGGATAAACTTCTcttgagatccttaacttaatcacatcttttGACATTCCCATGCTCTAGGGAATTGACATAGATATCTTggaattgggggtggggggaaatttACTTATAGATCTTTGCATGTTTATAAGAGAGTGAGAGAACTGACTTGAGAAAAGTTGAACTACCTTATTTTTTCCAGAAACCCCCTCTTCACTTCCCTTCACCTCCATCCTAGATCGTATTTAAAATAACTTACACTTGTATGGAATTTTATGGTTTGAAAGTTATTATGCATTTATCAGCTCATTTTATTCTCATAAAAACCTATAAATGTGGTATTATCACTATAATTCCATTTCAGATGAgtaaatggaggctcagagacacTAAATGACCTAACCAAGGTCACTAGCATGTAAAGTACTAGTGCCCAGACTCTGATCTGAGTCCTTGGACTTCAATTCCTGTGACTCCCGCACTGCCATCGTTTGCCTGACCCTTGGTATAGCACCAAGGGGTTCTACACAAAGAAGAGTGGGTGCACTTGGAGTAGATTCCCTTCTTCCCATTCCTCCTGCTAAACTAAACACAGCTAAAGCCCctggacattatatataaaactaaCATAAAAAGACAGAAAGGTGCAGAAAAAGAAGCAGACTGACTAGCAACCTTGGAACCTTGATTTTGGAACCCAAGAATTGAATGGCAGTGAGtttgtggattttctttttgcctcacaAATCCTGAACTAGGTGCTAGAGAAGCAGCCCAGAAATGCCAAAGAGCATGCACAAAATAAGGTCCCAAGAAAAGCCTGCTTGTTCTCTTTAGCCAAAGCACTAGGAAGGCAATTCAGCAAGGCAGAAACTTTTAGAGAATAACTTTCCTACTCTAGCCAAACACCATGGAAAAATATCACAGCCCTACCACCATCCCTGTTAGCAAAGGCCAAGTGGGGAACCTAAACTTCCACCTTTAATTAGCTGTAAGGAGGTACCCTCCCCAGACTCCACCCCTCACCAGGGTGTTATCAGAGAATATGGAGTGGGGAGCTGGGACTTTCATCCCTATCCAGAGGTAACGAGCTCTCTATCCAGCAGCAGTAACAAGGCACCCTTCCAACTCTGCCAGGACGAAGTCAGAGGAGGCCATCTGGGAAGCCTGGAATCCCATATCCACCAGTAAAGCACCTTTTTCCCCACTCTGGGTAGTCAAAGGAGGCTGAGTGGAGAACCTGGACCTTCACCCTTGTTTGGCATTAGCAAAATGAAACTCCCTCCCTTAACAGGCATGGTGTCAGAGGAAGCCTGCTAAAACAGAAGATTTAAGTAAGATCCAGAGTCTCATAACACCCAAAATGTCCAGTGTACAATTAAAAAATCACACAtcataccaagaaccaggaaaatctcaacttgaatgaaaaaaaaatcagcagatgGCAACACCGAGATGACACAGATAttggaattatctgacaaagataTGAATACTCTTggcacaaaaaatagaaaatcttattGAATAGAAgctaaatggaaattttagaactgaaaaatataaccaccaaagtaaaaaaaatccACTGGATGAGTTCAATGGCAGAACAAAGGGGACAGAAGAAAGAATCCATGAACTTGAAAACAGAACTGTAGAAATGACCCAAgctcggtgcggtggctcacacctgtaatcccagcactttgggaggccgaggtgggtggatcacttgaggtcaggagttcaagaccagcctggccaacatgatgaaaccctgtctctactaaaaatacaaaaattaactgggcatggtggcggatgcctgtaatcccagctacttggcaggctgaggcaggagaatcccttgaatccgggaggtggaggttgcagtgagccaagattgcgccatcgcactccagcctgggggagaagaAAGATacttcataaaaaaaaataaaaaataaaaaaagaaatgacccaAGCTGAATAACTTTAAATTGTGTAAATACACAGACTTTCCTTATcttcttgagttttctaaattgtttGATGGCTGAAGCAAAAAGTATAACATGGCCTGAATGTGGATCTCAATGTATATAgatgaaatatttaatacaattatATCATAAGTGGAAAAAACAAGGGACTTACAAGAAGGTAAGGTTTCTACTTTTGTATTGAAGTGATAGAATATGGACATcagctgatctttttttttttttgaaacagagtctcactctgttgcccagtagtgcagtggcaccatcttggctcactgcaacctccacctccctggttcaagcaattcccctgcctcagccttccgagtggctgggattacaggcgtctgccaccacgtccggctaatttttttgtatttttagtagagatggggtttcaccatgttggccagacgggtctcaaactcctgacctcaggtgatccacccacctctgcctgccaaagtgctgggattacaggcgtgagccactgggcccggccagaTCTTTGTGGTGATAAGATAGTTCTGTTATCTTGATTGCAGCGGTGGCTGCAAGAATCTACAGGTATGATAAAACGGCATAGACTACACATTGTACCAATGTCAACTCACTGGTTTTGATTGTGTACTATAGGGCAACATTAAGCGAAGAGTACACAGGACCTTTTTTTAGtatctttgcaacttcctgtatgtctaaaattattttaaaatcaaaaaggtttttaaaaagaggacaaaaaaaagaataaaagagaactgAAGGGGCATCATCACAGGCAACTGGGGAACCCCCTTTTCAATCTGGAAGCCATACGTGAGGGGAGATGGTGCTCAGAGAGCACAGGTTTCCGGCCTGGAACCTTTGGCTCAGGCCCTAGTCTCACCCTCCAGTGACATCACAAAGCCTCAGAAGCCCCACCGACCACGCAGAAGTTTTGCTAATGGAACTATCATCTGTGTTTGTATTGGAAGCAGTTGTTTGGCCTTGCTGAGCAAACGTCTATGCCTTCTCCATTACATCCGAAGGAGAATAGCCCCATGTGAAGAATGGAATCAGTAGATGTTTGGTCGCTGTACCATATCCACTCCTAGGATACAACAAGAGCAAGCCCAATTCTCTTGGTGGTGTGGACAGTCGGCTTGCACCACGTACCTATCTCCACTCTTTTTGGAAGCTTATGTCCTCCCCACAACTTCCAGCTTTCTTATGGGACAAGGGTACACTCACCACTGCCGTATCTAATCCTGCTTGCCTGGTaaatgttctcttcttctttacaCCCCTGATGACTCTGGTCACTCTACTCATCCTGGTCTGGAAAGTAACCAAAGACAAAAGCAACAAGAACAGAGAGACACACCCAAGAAAGGAGGCAACATGGCTGCCATAAAGATCTGGATCTCTTGGTGGGGACTACACTGAGGTGAAGACCTGACTGTACAAGAGGCACGGCCACTGGAGCTGTCTCAGAGCCCAGAGCCTGGGGAGCCAGAGCTGCTTTAGCCACCCTGTTCCTCCATTGCCAGATGTCCCCCCAGGCCTCATTTCCTTCCTCTGCCACCATCCCTCTTATAATGCACTCCTCCTGCGGTTCTTTGGCTTGTCCCAGCTTCTGAGTttgaatgtcttttttgtttttgtggatcTTCAAGACTGAAATAGTAAATGGCTCTTGATTTCTGCACTAACAGAGGAAAGAAACAAGTACatggaaaagtaaaaattgaTTACAAAGCCTAAATTTTCCTCTATAAATTGGGCATGTGCTGACTGTGGGATATTGAAATTATTGGGAGCTCACAGCATCTCAAGTTATATAATGAAGCTATTCTGGAAGCTCATTTCCAGAAGATCCTTAAAATGAAATGGTTCACTGTATGCTGAATTGTAGGTAcactccttcctcctcttcactTAATGCTGggagtaaaatgtatttttttttaatttattttttttattgatcattcttgggtgtttcttgcagagggggatttggcagggtcataggacaatagtggagggaaggtcagcagataaacaagtgaacaaaggcctctggttttcctaggcagaggaccctgcagccttccgcagtgtttgtgtccctgggtacttgagattagggagtggtgatgactcttaacaagcatgctgccttcaagcatctgtttaacaaagcacatcttgcaccacccttaatccatttaaccctgagtggacacagcacatgtttcaaagagcacagggttgggggtaaggtcacagatcaacaggatcccaaggcagaagaatttttcttagtacagaacaaaatgaaaagtctcccatgtctacttctttctacacagacacagcaaccatccgatttctcaatcttttccccacctttccccgctttctattccacaaaaccgccactgtcatcatggcccattctcaatgagctgttgggcacacctcccagccggggtggcggccgggcagaggcgcccctcacctcccggacggggcggctggccgggcagggggctgacccccccacctccctcccggacggggcggctggccgggcagaggggctcctcacttcccagtaggggcggccgggcagaggcgcccctcacctcccggatggggcggctggccgggcgggggcctgacacccccacctccctcccggacggggcggctggccgggcggggggctgacacccccacctcccccccggacggggcggctggccgggcgggggggctgacccccacctccctcccagacggggtggctgccgggcagagacgctcctcacttcccagacggggtggctgtcgggcagaggggctcctcacttctcagatgggacggttgccaggcagagggtctcctcacttctcagacagggcggccgggcagagacgctcctcacatcccagacggggcggcgggacagaggtgctccccacatctcagacgatgggcggccgggcagagacgctcctcacctcccagatgggatggcggccgggaagaggcgctcctcacttcctagatgggatggcggccgggcagaggggctcctcactttccagactgggcagccaggcagaggggctcctcacatcccagacgatgggcggccaggcagagacgctcctcacttcccagacagggtggcggccgggcagaggttgcaatcttggcactttgggaggccaaggcaggcggttgggaggtggaggttgtagcgagcggagatcacgccactgcactccagcctgggcaccattgagcactgagtgaacgagactccatctgcaatcccagcacctcgggaggccgaggctggtggatcactagcggttaggagctggagaccggcccggccaacacagcgaaaccccgtctccaccaaaaaaatacgaaaaccagtcaggcgtggcggcgcacgcctgcagtcgcaggcactcggcaggctgaggcaggagaaccaggcagggaggttgcagtgagccgagatggcagcagtacagtccagcttcggctgggcatcagagggagaccgtggaaagagagggagagggagactgtggggagaggaagagggagaggagggagagggagagggagagggagactgtggggagagggagagggagaggagggagagggagaaaacgtatttttttaattaagaaatgaAGTACCATAcacttttctctcctcttctctctcaccCTCCAACTTAGTGGgttgacaaaattttaaaatatcatatcctaaaatgataatttttctttttctttttttgtcctttCAGAATTTGGAGCAAGTTAACTCCTTTTTCAAATGAAATCCAAATTAAAGAGGCAGTTTTTTTGAAAAACCAAACTCTTATTCAATTCGGTTTGGGTAACCCTAGGGAGAATTTTACTACTTGcctgaaatgaatgaatatttttctaGGAGAAGAACCTCTTTGCCCAGTCTATTGTTAACCCTTCCTTTTAGAAGCATCATATCAGGTGTCCCCTTGCTTCAACCCTCATATGCATTTGACTCTGGAAGTCTTAAACCAGGGCCCCTTCCCTCTAAACCTTTCCCCCATTGCTTACAATCATGGAACTGTGTTTGGCCACTGGAAGAATAAGTCACTTGGGGTGTGCGGCCATGCACTCTGCATCTCAAAGCATGGGTCACTCTTTCACCTCCACTTTAGCCCATAGAAATTTGGAAGCTTGGTCCTTTGGTGCTGTAGAGAGGCTAGGGTTGCTACCAGACCCAAGGGGAGTCCACCCCAGTGAGGGCTCTCACCTGCCTCCTGGAGTGCCTGTTGCCAATGGTGGCGGTGGGTGTTTGTTTCTGTGGTTGACCAGCTTTGGCAGAAACAAACCACCAAGTAGCTGGCAGATGAAACTGAAAAGCCTCATGACTGAGAAAGACATAGCCTGGTTGCCTCTGACAGCTGAGGCCCTCTTTATTAAAAGCCACCAGCATTCCTCCCAAGCATGGTGTGCTTGGAAAATAGTGCATGCtaggggtgggatggggagtgGTGTCTTGACATGAGTGGGCATGGGTTCCATGCCTTTCCTTGTTGGGGAGGAGTTCCACCAAAGGTCTGTGCATGTCTTAGAATTGGCAGAAAGATCTTCAGCACTCCTAACACTCTTCAAATCTTTCTTTCCTATCATGCAGATGCCTCTATTCACCCAGCAGATATTTACTGAGCTCTCACTGTGCACCAGACTCTGTCCTGGATGCTGGGATACAAGAATAGCAGAAAGGTGCCCATCTTCTCTCTCCTAGAGCCCATACagcacagtgagagagacagatgtTAACGAAATAACTgcatacatgatttttaaattataaatggaGAAAAGTGCTCTGAAAAAGGAATCTGGCTTTATGAGAGTATATATGAAAGGAATCTGACCTAGACAGAGAAAGTTTACCTGAGGAAGTAATGCTTGGGCTGAGAACTGAAGGGTGAGTGGATGAGAAACAGGTGAGGGGCAAAAGAAGGGCCAGGCCCCCTGGATAGAGAGACAGCACCGGCCAAGGCCTGTGAAGGGAGCAGTCAATGGGATAGAAAGATGGTCAGCAGTTCTGGAACACAGAAATTGAAcacaaaaataaagcattatGAGGCTGGAGACATAGGTGGGACTGTATCTCACAGAACCCTGGTGGGCAGTAATCACTGGTGACTGAGCTGTGGAAGGGGGATGGGGATAGATCTCTAAGGCTCCTTCCAGCTGGTGCATTTCTGCACTTACTAGTTAGGTGCATGTATTAAAAGACTCCTGGCcaggcgggcgcggtggctcatgcctgtaatcccagcactctgggaagccgatgtgggtggatcatgaggtcaggagattgagaccatcctggccaacatggtgaaacccagtctctactaaaaatacaaaaattagctgggcgtggtggtgcatgcctgtaatcccagctactctggaggctgaggcaggagactctcttgaacccgggaggcggaggttgcagtgagccgaaatcgcaccgctgcactccagcctggcaacagagcaagactccatctcaaaaaaaaaaaaaaaaaaaaaaaaaagactcctggCCCAGATTGTTTCACACTTCCCAAAGACTCAAAGTTCCCCTCCTCCCATGGAACTCAAAGCCATTTCCTTCCATCCTCCAGGATTTAGTTACTCCCCAAACTCCTCAAGCCCCGCCTACATTCTTCTGTTTCTATTATTCAGACTTAATGACAAACCGGCCAGGCTGCACTGTAAGCTTATGGCCATCAGATGGCAGCAAAAGATCAGCAAACCTGGTCCTTGTAGCACCCGCAAAGGCAAAGGGACTCAGCTGGATAGTCagtccctccctccacctccataAAGGCCTATAATCAAGTCATCCACAATAATGGGAATCTCTTTTCCAGAAGATCTCCAGGGCTGgaaatttcagaattttaaaaacgtGTTATATATTAAGCATCAATTATACACTGGTTCTTAACATATGGTATCTTTTTGCTACCTAGCTATGCTGTGAAAAGGGCATTATCCCTCCTATACaaggaaaattgaggctcagagcaTCAGGGAGGCTGGTTATCTGTTCAAAGGCTCATAGCAGAGCCTGAATTCTTTTCCTCTCCCATGCTGCTCCCTGCATTCATCATGGAATAAGACATTTTCAGCTTCGAGGAAGCTCTTCTTTCTCTATCAGAAATCATTTTGCTCTAAAATGCTGCTGGCATtaatttatagtattctcttt includes these proteins:
- the SMIM42 gene encoding small integral membrane protein 42, with protein sequence MSSPQLPAFLWDKGTLTTAVSNPACLVNVLFFFTPLMTLVTLLILVWKVTKDKSNKNRETHPRKEATWLP